In Thermococcus camini, a genomic segment contains:
- a CDS encoding GTP cyclohydrolase IV, with the protein MFVETQEERPEIRERLHRVGITNLRSVAKINWKGKVYTFLPLFEITIDVPEEKKGIHMSRLVESITEAMSEAVEEEVMEAHSSLEELGRAIIGRLEGKHPHKRAEVWIRTHLIIPRETPASGKTTYEPYDVEVGVIKHYDGTFEKVLRVKVIGNTACPHAMANNNGKTHIQRAIGELEVRTAFDEEIALEDMIDVVESSFSHPTYTLLKTVDENAVVQGMHANPKFVEDVAREIFARAKERFKGRIHVKVISNESIHKHDVIAETWS; encoded by the coding sequence ATGTTCGTCGAGACCCAGGAGGAGAGGCCCGAGATAAGGGAGCGCCTTCACCGCGTCGGAATCACCAACCTGAGGAGCGTTGCGAAGATAAACTGGAAGGGGAAGGTCTACACGTTCCTCCCGCTCTTCGAGATAACCATCGACGTCCCCGAGGAGAAGAAAGGAATCCACATGAGCAGGCTGGTCGAGAGCATAACCGAGGCCATGAGCGAGGCCGTTGAGGAGGAGGTCATGGAGGCTCATTCCTCGCTCGAAGAGCTGGGGAGAGCGATAATCGGCCGCCTGGAAGGGAAGCACCCCCACAAGAGGGCGGAGGTGTGGATAAGAACCCACCTCATCATTCCAAGGGAAACCCCCGCCAGTGGAAAGACCACCTACGAGCCCTACGACGTCGAGGTCGGGGTCATAAAGCACTACGACGGAACCTTTGAGAAGGTTCTCCGCGTCAAGGTCATCGGAAACACCGCCTGCCCCCACGCGATGGCCAACAACAACGGAAAGACCCACATACAGAGAGCCATAGGCGAGCTTGAGGTGAGGACGGCCTTTGATGAGGAGATAGCCTTAGAAGACATGATTGACGTGGTCGAGAGTTCGTTCAGCCACCCGACGTACACCCTGCTGAAGACGGTGGACGAGAACGCCGTGGTTCAGGGAATGCACGCCAATCCGAAGTTCGTGGAAGACGTTGCGCGCGAGATATTCGCCAGGGCGAAGGAGAGGTTCAAGGGCAGGATCCACGTGAAGGTCATCAGCAACGAGAGCATCCACAAGCACGACGTCATAGCCGAGACGTGGAGCTGA
- a CDS encoding DUF4129 domain-containing protein encodes MGMDQRKTAALAMLALVVIFSLIQSSGVHGGTTTFNFEWYFFLSSLFLFGAAGYVVKLAIEGRLSAHGVRNGKSNPLAGIITLLAIVVAVYLIFFKREPERLVGGKEIGRGLEGVWYNVTSGDFVTVWNQFPGWAYLIPFLLFVAIVLTARRTKKRRPVPEVKFEPELTYDAIEGTPAEKVIRMYKNVVAGLVEKGYPYRKSWTHREHEERLREVFPDLKDLDVLTRLFEKAKYAGRLSEEDATAARESYDRLMEFLR; translated from the coding sequence ATGGGTATGGATCAGCGGAAAACCGCGGCACTCGCTATGCTTGCCCTCGTGGTTATCTTCTCCCTCATACAGTCCTCAGGGGTTCACGGGGGCACGACGACCTTCAACTTCGAGTGGTACTTCTTCTTATCCTCGCTCTTTCTCTTCGGTGCTGCGGGTTACGTCGTCAAGCTGGCCATCGAAGGCCGCCTCAGCGCCCACGGCGTGAGGAATGGGAAGAGCAACCCGCTGGCGGGAATAATAACGCTCCTGGCAATAGTGGTGGCGGTTTACTTAATCTTCTTCAAAAGGGAGCCGGAGAGGCTGGTGGGGGGTAAGGAGATAGGCAGGGGTCTCGAGGGAGTCTGGTACAACGTCACCTCCGGCGATTTCGTGACTGTTTGGAATCAGTTTCCAGGCTGGGCTTACCTGATTCCCTTCCTTCTCTTCGTGGCTATCGTACTAACCGCCAGGAGAACTAAGAAGAGACGGCCCGTTCCGGAGGTCAAGTTCGAGCCGGAACTTACCTACGATGCCATTGAAGGAACCCCCGCGGAAAAGGTTATCCGAATGTACAAGAACGTGGTCGCCGGTCTCGTCGAGAAGGGCTATCCCTACCGGAAGAGCTGGACCCACCGGGAGCACGAGGAGAGGCTGAGGGAAGTCTTTCCCGACCTAAAGGACCTCGACGTCCTTACCAGACTCTTCGAGAAGGCCAAGTACGCCGGAAGGCTGAGCGAGGAAGATGCCACAGCTGCGCGCGAGAGCTACGACCGGCTCATGGAGTTTCTGAGGTGA